The Pseudomonas cavernicola DNA segment GAGGGCGAGGTGCACAAGATCCGTTTCCTCGAATGGGGCGGTAGTACCGCCAGCACCACCAGCATTGCCTGATCAGTCCTGGCGATAGGGGAGCAGGTCGCGCGCTTCCTCGGCGTAAGCCCGCACCCCGACGCGTTCCTGCTCGAGAAAATCCGCCACCGCCGCGCGCAACCCAGGGTGTGTGAGGTAATGCCAGGAGCGCGTGAGCACCGGCTCGAAACCGCGAATCAGCTTGTGTTCGCCCTGCGCGCCAGCGTCGAAACGTTGTAGACCCTGGCTGATCGCATAGTCCATGCCTTGGTAGAAACAGGTCTCGAAATGCAGCCGGTCGAACTCCGCCAGACACCCCCAATAGCGCCCGTACAGGCTGTCGCCAGCGAGCAAACTGAAGGCCATCGCCACCGGGCGTGAGCCCTGACGCGCCAATACCACGCGGATCGCCGTAGGCATCCGCTCGGCCAGCAGGCTAAAGAATGTACGCGTCAGGTAAGGCATCTGCCCGCGTATGGCGTAGGTGTTGGCATAGCAGGCGTAGACGAAATCCCACTCGGCCTCGCTCAGTTGCTGGCCCAGCCGCCAGTCGAAGTCGATGCCCTGCCCCGCCACTTGGTCGCGCTCTTTACGGATTTGTTTGCGCTTGCGCGAGGCCAACGCAGCGAGGAAATCCTGAAAATCCCGGTAACCATGGTTGCGCCAGTGGTACTGACAGCCCAGCCGCTCCAACCAGCCCTCACGTCCGCTCAGCAGCGCATCCGCCAGATCATCGGTGAAGTTAATATGTAGCCCGGACAGGCCTTGCGCCGCCAAACCTTGGCTGAGTTGGT contains these protein-coding regions:
- a CDS encoding GNAT family N-acetyltransferase, whose translation is MSNLILQRLADLDASAWDALVPSAQPFLSHAFLSALEDSGSVGGRTGWTPSHRLWVDAQGQLLAALPAYVKAHSYGEYVFDHGWADACQRAGIAYYPKLLCGVPFSPVTGPRLLGYPEAAGQLLDQLSQGLAAQGLSGLHINFTDDLADALLSGREGWLERLGCQYHWRNHGYRDFQDFLAALASRKRKQIRKERDQVAGQGIDFDWRLGQQLSEAEWDFVYACYANTYAIRGQMPYLTRTFFSLLAERMPTAIRVVLARQGSRPVAMAFSLLAGDSLYGRYWGCLAEFDRLHFETCFYQGMDYAISQGLQRFDAGAQGEHKLIRGFEPVLTRSWHYLTHPGLRAAVADFLEQERVGVRAYAEEARDLLPYRQD